One Microbacterium sp. W4I20 DNA window includes the following coding sequences:
- the gcvP gene encoding aminomethyl-transferring glycine dehydrogenase — translation MLEALGLDGSPAGADSAESSVEALMRQAVPSSIFTGPSAGSDNDVPDALSSIIPPAASETEALAELRALASRNAVNRSMIGLGYYGTITPQVIQRNVLENPSWYTAYTPYQPEISQGRLEALINFQTMVAELTGLTTANASMLDESTAVVEGMLLARRASKSASNVFAVDADALPQTKALLETRADAVGIELVSVDFAAGGELPAELFGVFVQYPGASGRVWDPSAVIDAAHVAGGLAVAAADLLALTLISSPGSLGADVAVGTTQRFGVPMSFGGPHAGYMAVRSGLERQLPGRLVGVSVDADGKPAYRLSLQTREQHIRREKATSNICTAQVLLAVMASMYAVYHGPDGLKAIASQVAGKAALLRDWLVEAGVEVVHDAFFDTVSVRVPGRAAEFATQAHDGHGILFHVSDADTIGIAVDETTTTSELHQVARVFGGKQERAFGFSEGDDDSLPAALLRQDEYLTHPVFHAHRSETAMMRYLKSLADRDYALDRGMIPLGSCTMKLNAATEMAAITWPEFAGIHPFAPASDVQGYLDLIEQLEGWLAEVTGYDAVSLQPNAGSQGELAGLLAIRGYHHANGDEHRTVCLIPSSAHGTNAASAVLAGMKVVVVATDALGNVDLDDLRAKIAAHADTLSALMITYPSTHGVYEHDVVEITAAVHDAGGQVYVDGANLNALLGYARFGDLGGDVSHLNLHKTFAIPHGGGGPGVGPVAAKSHLAPFLPSHPLAQRAEHFGGFTFEGGVVSAAPYGSAGILPISWAYVRMMGADGLRRATAAAVLSANYIAARLGEHFPVLYTGENGRVAHECILDLRPLKEATGITVDDVAKRLIDYGFHAPTMSFPVAGTLMVEPTESEDLGEIDRFIEAMILIKAEADAVAAGRWPADDNPLVHAPHTAVSLIVGEWNHAYTREDAAYPVHALVAGKYWPPVRRIDQAYGDRNLVCACPPVEAFA, via the coding sequence ATGCTCGAGGCCCTCGGGCTGGATGGTTCGCCGGCCGGGGCTGATTCCGCGGAGAGCTCCGTCGAGGCCCTGATGCGCCAGGCCGTGCCGTCCTCGATCTTCACCGGCCCCTCGGCGGGGTCCGATAACGACGTGCCCGACGCTCTGTCGTCGATCATCCCGCCGGCGGCGAGCGAGACCGAGGCTCTCGCAGAGCTCCGCGCTCTCGCGTCACGCAACGCGGTGAACCGCTCGATGATCGGCCTCGGGTACTACGGCACGATCACCCCGCAGGTGATCCAGCGCAACGTGCTCGAGAACCCCTCGTGGTACACGGCGTACACGCCATACCAGCCCGAGATCTCGCAGGGTCGCCTCGAGGCGCTCATCAACTTCCAGACCATGGTGGCCGAGCTCACCGGTCTCACCACCGCCAATGCGTCGATGCTCGACGAGTCGACCGCGGTCGTGGAGGGCATGCTGCTCGCCCGTCGCGCGTCTAAGTCGGCGTCGAACGTGTTCGCCGTCGATGCGGATGCGCTTCCGCAGACCAAGGCGCTGCTCGAGACACGGGCGGATGCCGTCGGCATCGAGCTCGTCTCCGTCGACTTCGCCGCGGGCGGGGAGCTGCCGGCCGAGCTGTTCGGCGTCTTCGTGCAGTACCCCGGCGCGTCCGGACGCGTCTGGGATCCGTCTGCGGTCATCGATGCGGCGCACGTCGCGGGCGGTCTCGCCGTCGCGGCAGCAGATCTGCTCGCCCTCACGCTCATCTCGTCGCCGGGATCGCTCGGCGCGGATGTCGCGGTCGGAACGACGCAGCGCTTCGGTGTGCCGATGAGCTTCGGCGGCCCGCACGCCGGCTACATGGCGGTGCGTTCGGGTCTGGAGCGTCAGCTTCCCGGCCGCCTGGTGGGCGTCTCGGTGGATGCCGACGGCAAGCCCGCCTACCGCCTCTCGCTGCAGACGCGCGAGCAGCACATCCGCCGCGAGAAGGCGACGTCGAACATCTGCACAGCCCAGGTGCTGCTCGCCGTCATGGCGTCGATGTACGCCGTCTATCACGGGCCGGACGGGCTCAAGGCGATCGCTTCGCAGGTGGCCGGCAAAGCCGCGCTGCTGCGCGACTGGCTCGTCGAGGCCGGTGTCGAGGTCGTGCACGACGCATTCTTCGACACGGTGTCCGTGCGGGTCCCCGGCCGCGCGGCGGAGTTCGCGACGCAGGCGCATGACGGCCACGGCATCCTGTTCCATGTCTCCGACGCTGACACGATCGGCATCGCGGTCGACGAGACGACCACCACGTCCGAGTTGCATCAGGTCGCCCGCGTGTTCGGCGGCAAGCAGGAGCGCGCATTCGGCTTCAGCGAGGGCGACGACGACTCGCTGCCGGCGGCTCTCCTGCGTCAGGACGAGTACCTCACCCACCCGGTCTTCCACGCGCACCGCAGCGAGACCGCCATGATGCGGTACCTGAAGAGCCTCGCCGATCGCGACTACGCGCTCGACCGGGGCATGATCCCACTCGGCTCGTGCACCATGAAGCTGAACGCGGCCACCGAGATGGCGGCGATCACCTGGCCGGAGTTCGCGGGCATCCACCCGTTCGCCCCGGCATCCGACGTGCAGGGCTACCTCGACCTGATCGAGCAGCTCGAGGGCTGGCTCGCCGAGGTCACCGGCTACGACGCGGTCTCACTGCAGCCGAACGCCGGCTCGCAGGGCGAGCTCGCGGGGCTCCTGGCCATCCGCGGCTACCACCACGCGAACGGCGACGAGCACCGCACGGTGTGCCTGATTCCGTCGTCCGCACACGGGACCAACGCCGCCTCCGCGGTGCTGGCGGGCATGAAGGTCGTGGTCGTCGCGACCGACGCCCTCGGCAACGTGGACCTCGACGACCTGCGCGCGAAGATCGCCGCACACGCCGACACCCTGTCCGCGCTGATGATCACCTATCCGTCGACGCACGGCGTGTACGAGCACGACGTGGTCGAGATCACCGCGGCAGTGCACGACGCCGGCGGACAGGTCTATGTCGACGGCGCGAACCTCAACGCGCTGCTCGGCTATGCGCGGTTCGGCGATCTCGGCGGCGACGTCTCGCACCTCAACCTGCACAAGACGTTCGCGATCCCGCACGGCGGTGGCGGTCCCGGTGTCGGCCCCGTGGCGGCGAAGTCGCACCTGGCACCCTTCCTGCCGTCGCATCCGCTCGCACAGCGTGCCGAGCACTTCGGCGGCTTCACGTTCGAGGGCGGAGTGGTCTCGGCTGCTCCCTACGGTTCCGCCGGTATCCTGCCCATCTCGTGGGCCTACGTGCGCATGATGGGGGCCGACGGCCTGCGGCGCGCCACCGCGGCCGCCGTGCTCTCGGCGAACTACATCGCCGCGCGCCTCGGCGAGCACTTCCCGGTGCTCTACACCGGTGAGAACGGACGGGTCGCACACGAGTGCATCCTCGACCTGCGCCCGCTCAAGGAGGCGACCGGCATCACGGTCGACGACGTCGCGAAGCGGCTCATCGACTATGGCTTCCACGCGCCGACCATGTCGTTCCCGGTCGCGGGCACGCTCATGGTCGAGCCGACGGAGTCGGAGGACCTCGGTGAGATCGATCGCTTCATCGAGGCGATGATCCTGATCAAGGCCGAGGCGGATGCCGTCGCGGCAGGTCGCTGGCCCGCCGACGACAACCCGCTGGTGCACGCACCGCACACCGCGGTGTCACTGATCGTGGGGGAGTGGAACCACGCCTACACCCGCGAGGACGCCGCTTATCCCGTGCACGCGCTCGTCGCCGGCAAGTACTGGCCGCCGGTGCGCCGCATCGATCAGGCCTACGGTGACCGCAACCTCGTGTGCGCCTGCCCTCCGGTGGAGGCCTTCGCCTGA